The genomic window AACATtccaaacgaaaaacaaaaaaaacattatGACAAATAGAAAACTTCAATTCCTTCTTTTTTTAACATACTATGTCAAATTAGTATGTCATCCACCATCCTATAgagttatttttgttttattatttattttaattgattttaaggCATTTCAGATCAGAATTATTACTTCTGTATAAAATTAACATcttaaatgttaaatattattattttaacctATAATTATTGTTTGAAATGTCCATTTATCTATTTACATTatctcaattattaaaaaaaaaacaaatataagtcCCTACATAAGGTTTTAATAAATTTCTTATGCTAATTTTGAATGTCCTCATATAAATGATAtgatctttaataatttttatactattctatggtatattttctataaattacATCTATAATCGCCATTTCAGTCCATTTTGGTTTCTAAACACTTTAATCGGATACTACGTTCTCTGATCTTCGACATACTCTGTTTTAGGACATAGTCATATcgttacaatatatatatatatatatatatatatatatatatatatatatatatatatatatatatatatatatatatatatatatatatatatatatcctactatcaatttggcatcgatacattatgcatttaccatcgatttggcatcgtcttgcaaagtggcatctgtatatcgatgccactttacactaccttaataacttttttcctgcacttgttaccagaagtctaatcaactcggtagttagagatttgatttcttgatgttactttaatatatcagctttctttgtttatcccttactaagttatataagtttattccatataatgtttgagtccaaaatgatggtacagtgaaaatattatacagagagagtctgtaatttggaataaattcaatatctcaaatactaattgtttttttgaaaaatgctcagagccgtcgattagtatttcaaattgtcatttttgacatacaataataatgtttacagggtgtcccaatttagagatatgacgccatcgttgattttcttaaacagcaacactatcattttgatagctattttgatagggtgtgtaaagttatacacaactgcaaaatataaaatttttattctgtaccatttacaagataatagaaaataacaaagttatgtctgtaatttggaataaattccataattaaaatactaattgttttttgaaaaatgctcagagccgtcgattagtatttcaaattgtcatttttgacatacaataataatgtttacagggtgtcccaatttagagatatgacgccatcgttgattttcttaaatggcaacactgtcattttgatagctattttgatagggtgtgtaaagttatacacaactgcaaaatttcaaatttttattccttaccatttacaagataataaaaaataaccaagttatgaaaaacaagtaatcaaataataattgaatttaattatgtcaattaagcaaatactcataatgttgccctcaattattgtcaaattgtcaatgggcaacgttctgagcatttgcttatttgaaataattaaattcaattattatttgattacttgtttttcataactttgttattttttattatcttgtaaatggtagggaaaaaaaatttgaaattttgcagttgtgtataactttacacaccctatcaaaatgacagtgttgccatttaagaaaatcaacgacgacgtcatatctctaaattgggacaccctgtatacattattattgtatgtcaaaaatgacaatttgaaatactaatcgacgggtctgagcatttttcaaaaaaacaattagtatttttattattgaatttattccaaattacagacataactttgttattttctattattttgaaaatggcagagaataaaaatttgatattttgcagttgtgtataacttaacacaccctatcaaaatagctatcaaaatgacatttaagaaaatcaacgatgacgtcatatctctaaattgggacacctgtatacattattattgtatgtcaaaaatgaaaatttgaaatactaatcgacaggtctgagcatttttcaaaaaaacaattagtatttgagatagtGGGGGCTATGCTGTATCCTTTACGTAAAGTGATTACGTACATGTGTAAAGTTCAGAATTACGTAcatctgggcccggattacgtacactcgatacgcatcgtatccgccatgttttcccataaggcgctacagtaaaacatggcggatacgatgcgtatcgagtgtaggTAATCCGgccccacggttcttagacattactacggttgcctaaatcgactaaccaatcaacattaagggtgagattacgtcacgagagtttactgtcatttgaatcgtaatatgacttttttcgaatcctgagaaaaccaagtattttagaaaaatttaaacgcaggatgcaagattacattattaccgagggcggaaagccccttagaataaacaagcagattctattgaatgaaatatttgaaattaaatataacacttctcttttattttcagccctgtaacttattaaaataaacattatagaagttttcagggactttcagccctcggtaataatgtagtctttcattctgagtttaaatttttcaaaaatatttattagttttctcaggattcgaaaaaaatgaatacaattaaaacacattgagaattttgacatgcgtcaaaattttgcattaaatcaatgtaaaattctgaactgttgaattccagcttcccgaataattattgtacatcaaaagacattagaaactatatttgtagaggattgaaatctgtattggaaataactgttaaaattggtctacgtaattaaacatattccaaaattttgtaaaaatgtaatacattttagttttcagcccaaacttaggccacagacaatgcaataatgttcacatttttgaactgtcaatatttttattttatcatctattgtttaaaaacactacagttgataagataccctcagttgcggagaaaggattaataataaagatttttttattcagtcaatggtgtgagcactgtcagttaaatagtaacgtgtggccttacttttacacgcatacctattgtggcaaatgtatcacatttttcaaaattttggaatgcatttaaatcgtagaacaattttaacttttgattttaatacagattttaattttctacaagtattctctcatgacatttgatgtaaaataattagggaagcaggaattcaacaattcagaattttacattgagtttcctatggccctttttacgattcaccacccggtataagataaaatgtgtactatttgtctaattatttcataataacacaaataatacacatatatacacaataacacacattcaatgatcgaaaatcatttaaaaatatgggaatgtaaactcttgtgacgtaaagtcaaaaatatgagtctccccaccaccgtcggacaagacaaccgtaataaagtctaataaccgtgatcCGGCCCCAGATTCCAGATTACAGTCGTCAAAACATAAGTGGTATGATGTATCAAAAAAATTACGTATCATGTTATGTTCTGTCATGTCCTGACTGTCAGTTACACTTCCTGCGCAGATCCCATCCGGTGAAGAGTTAACAAACAAACACACCAAGGGTAAGCCAAATATTAATAGCTGTTTACAACTTTTTGTTTTCATTATATTTCTTTCTTAACATTAGTAAGGTTAGTTATAAGCTTAGGATATTAAAAACTGATCATTAAATAGATTGGCCTGGTCTTTGCGGTCATGGAAGACCCCGGGGGGGGGGGGATCCTTGTCCCCCCAGAATATAGCAGATATTATAGGTGTCGCAGGCACTGAAACGAAAGCCATCGAAAAAGAACAGATACCGAAACCAGTATTTCTATATGAACAAAACGACCTACCACCATATGTTACATATATTGAATCGAATACTAAAACAAATAACAACATAGGTAGACTTAACAACTTAAAAATAGCAAGGGAAATCTTTAACCTACAGTTGAaagatgtaaaaaaaattgacaacaAGGGTACCAACAGACTGGCTATAGAATTCAACAACTACCAAGCTGCAAATGAATTTATAAGCAATAAAAGTCTAACAGAAAAAGGATATAATCTATTTATACCTACAAATTTTGTTACCTGCAAAGGTATAGTAAGGGGCAttggaaaatatttatatatattaaatattatataaataggAAAATATTTAACACAGAAACGAATAAACCGGAATACCACCCTACAAGAACAATCTGTTTCACCTTTAAAGGCACACGTCTACCCAGATATATAGAGATATTTAAACTGGCCTATCCAGTAACGATATATATCCCACCAGTATCCCAATGCTATTCTTGTTTTTTATATGGACATACTAAGAAAAACTGTAAGTCAAAAGCCAAATGCTTTACTTGTGGGAGCAAGGAACACAGTGAAACTACTGAGAACTGTGTAGCAAAATGCTACCACTGTGAACAAAATCACAAATCCATAGATAAATCCTGCCCAGAGCACAAGAGGCAAAtcgaaataaaaacaataatggcTTATTATAATTTAACATATTATGATGCGGAAAAAAGTTGTAAAAAATCATATACAACAAGCAGAAATAACAAAACTATCTATCATAACGAGATAAATTACAACCCACAAAACTTCCCAGAACTACCAAATACTAGCTACAACCAACAAAATAAAAGAGATACTATTACCCCGTCACAAAGAAGAAACACAGACTTTAACTTAAGAACAAAGAGATCCTACCAACAAACATTGGAATCACAGAATGCAAAAAAAGACCTACCAGTAGATGATCTAAACGGGTGTCACTACAGATATAGGGAATTCTGTGTGTTAGAGAGAGAGGTATGTGATGTCACAGCTGATATAGGAAAGTatgtgtgttagagagagaaacaTGGTATCTCtgctgctattggtccgatttaaaCGTACGACGGCTCGTTGGAATGGGCGGGAGATAACGAATACAAAAAAACATGGCGGCATAGTGTCAAAAGGGCGCTTTCCGATGTGACGACGTCCGATGGGGCGCGTTCCGGCGTTCTAGCGCTGATCGATCGGTGCGCGATACCAGATGTGCGATCGGTACCTTAATTTTTCGCGGAACGCGAAGCAGATGCGCGGTCGGTACCTTTTTCGCGGATCTCGTAGATACGAAGCGCGCGGTAATTTTGGgatttaaataaaacaacaacataatgcaattttttttattaaaagaacttaAAAGGAACACAGCGGCGCAGCGGTGCGCGATACCAGATGTGCGATCGGTACCTTAATTTTTCGCGGAACGCGAAGCAGATGCGCGGTCGGTACCTTAAGTTTTTCGCGGATCTCGTAGATACGAAGCGCGCGGCTGGTaattttggaatttaaataaaataaaaaaacataatgcaattttttattaaaagaactaaaaaggaACACAGCACGTCAACGCGTCACGTAAAAACGTCACATCAAAACGTCACGTAGGCTTGTGAAATGTCAcgtgaaaacgtcacgtcaaagcacgtcacgtaaaacgtcacgtcaaagcacgtgaaaacgtcacgtcaaagcacgtcacgtaaaacgtcacgtcaaagcacgtcacgtaaaacgtcacgtcaaagcacgtaaaaacgtcacgtcaaaacGTCACGTGGGCTCGTGAAATGTCGCGTAGGCCTTATTGTCATGGTTGAATCatcatgtaatataagacttgatcaaTAAATAAggcgtttaaataaaaaacccataactttaaaaaatatttattttgtacacagaaaaattacattggcattATTTTATTGACAAACCAGTCACGCAGGCGATTCACATTTGTTTCTGCACATGAAAATAATCCAGCGGCATGACATGGGGGGTTTGCAGTAAAACCAAGATTTCCAGCAGCACGAGGCGTACCATCGaacttgcaaacatcaataatatgaggaaaaattccaaaaacgTGGCGTTTCTTATCCAAATATTCTGCTTTTTGTTTCCCTCGAACGTAGATACAGTCAGCTGTATATAACAACTCGGTTTGCAGTATCTTATTTATTTCAGATAGTTCAACTTCTCCATCAGAGTACCGGATGCCTAGCAGATTCTTCTCCACGTATGATGcggtcttcttatccacattacTTAGCGCATTGAATGGTTTCGGAGGCAAAAAGATGTAATGACTTCGTTTATAACCTATTTCAATGGAAAGTTCTTTAGGAACAAACCACCCATCCACAACGAATCcctgaatatctacgaatgctATTCTCATGATGATTGCTCGTGTACTACTGACACCTCATGCATCTAATTTagactttttacaatttcggtGAGAGGGAAGTACTCCATTACACAGTCGTGAATAATAATACAATAGGCCTTGGTATTGTCGGGAAAACCGTTATTCGCTTCAATATCGAGTTTTACGTCAACGGTGGATGCTTTCATGCTTTCTTCTTGTTTCGAACAATCGATAACGAACAATGCACGATTCTTAAAAGCTGAGAAATCGAGTAGAGGTCGTTTTTGTTGGGAATGTATGTAGCTAGGATAAAATTCGGTATAGTTAAAATAGGCTTCATTGTAATCGGTTTTGCTAAAATCCAATTGCATTCTCTCGTTTGGCCAGTATTCTCCATTTAACGATAATCTAATACTTTGGATGTTGACATTGTCAAATAAAGTAGGATCAGCTGTAATCTTGTCGCGTTTGTTGGTTTGAAAGAAAACAATAACATAACGAGGTCTTTCAACTGATGTGCTAGTTTTAACAGCCCAAACTTCACGCCTGGCACCTCTCGTAATAGCAGGTAATTCATGTAATTCCCACTTTCTAAACGGAATAACTATAGGTTGATCTTGTTGAATAGATTTCATGAGTTCCAATTTAATATCATCATTGGGGAATATGTGCTTCACTCTAAGCTCAATATTGGTAATGTTAATCTTAGCGGTTGTAACAGTTGTAGTTTTGTCAgcgttttgtttttctgtaataacTATGCAATCGTTATCATTTCGAGCTCGAACTAGTCTTATTGTTTGACGACCACACGTAATCAATGGATAATCATTAAAAATGTTGAAAACATGCTTAAGAGGCATCTGTATGCTGAATGAATGATCTGCAGCGTTTAGAATTGGATCCTTAGGGTAATTCCATCCAGCCATAACCATATAATTAGAATCTTCTTGCGTATAACATGTCATGGCACGTACAGCACTTACGATGCCAGGATCCCGCACTGTTTCCATCTCCCTTGCGCTTTCGCTGTACGTACACGAATCGAAAAGGAAGGCACCCACATTATTTGCTAGTTTGACGCCACCATTTCCAGTTATTTCGAGTGATCCTTTAATGCATAACAAGGTTTCGCTCATTGCAAAAAACGAGTCAACTTGATTAATGCTAAATTCGACAATATCATTGCAGTTGAATGATTTGATGAATGGTGCATAAGTTCGGTATTCAGCCTTTCGAATCGATTCATCAAATATTGGCTTACgataaatatcaaatattggAGGCATTGTGATGTTGTTTGAACGCGCTCTCTTTCCATA from Diabrotica virgifera virgifera chromosome 5, PGI_DIABVI_V3a includes these protein-coding regions:
- the LOC126885461 gene encoding uncharacterized protein LOC126885461; translation: MYGKRARSNNITMPPIFDIYRKPIFDESIRKAEYRTYAPFIKSFNCNDIVEFSINQVDSFFAMSETLLCIKGSLEITGNGGVKLANNVGAFLFDSCTYSESAREMETVRDPGIVSAVRAMTCYTQEDSNYMVMAGWNYPKDPILNAADHSFSIQMPLKHVFNIFNDYPLITCGRQTIRLVRARNDNDCIVITEKQNADKTTTVTTAKINITNIELRVKHIFPNDDIKLELMKSIQQDQPIVIPFRKWELHELPAITRGARREVWAVKTSTSVERPRYVIVFFQTNKRDKITADPTLFDNVNIQSIRLSLNGEYWPNERMQLDFSKTDYNEAYFNYTEFYPSYIHSQQKRPLLDFSAFKNRALFVIDCSKQEESMKASTVDVKLDIEANNGFPDNTKAYCIIIHDCVMEYFPLTEIVKSLN